From Variovorax sp. J2L1-78, the proteins below share one genomic window:
- a CDS encoding SidA/IucD/PvdA family monooxygenase encodes MTSPSPSTPDHFAHEALRLLGPAPANWVPAHEGVDHNVLVVGAGQTGSAFAFALQRAGIGGVAVIDAAGGASQAGVWRTRARMHKLRTLKHLVGPEGPVSALGFQAWYESRHGQAAYAAIDRIARTDWAEYLDWFRGITGTAVRYGTRLVRFAPVTGGAVPHFRLHLDVDGVERVETARKLIFANGVAGSGAPFVPEPLSAALSQGLAAHTGHAIDFTALAGKTVAVVGGAASAFDAAAVALESGAAAVHLFVRRDKIPATPVARVRGYPGFYDNYLSLPDATRWHHAARYRRLGTTPPPDSVQRVLRFPNFHLHLGAPWQGAQVQAGQVVASVHDQRFHFDFVIAGTGYTHELSQRPELAGIADLVLRWRDRFQPPADERDDELGAAPYLGAGLEYIEKIPGTAPWLRDIHTYNPGGFASTGLPLGDVPSIRGYVPAVVRRISEDLLLADLALHEARTRADVPADFGEELYAGAVWRPGTQRLAA; translated from the coding sequence ATGACTTCCCCGTCCCCTTCGACCCCTGACCATTTCGCGCACGAAGCGCTGCGCCTGCTGGGGCCCGCACCCGCCAACTGGGTGCCTGCGCACGAAGGCGTCGACCACAACGTGCTCGTCGTCGGTGCCGGCCAGACCGGCAGCGCCTTCGCCTTCGCGCTGCAGCGCGCGGGCATCGGCGGTGTCGCCGTGATCGACGCGGCCGGGGGCGCTTCGCAGGCGGGCGTATGGCGCACGCGTGCCCGCATGCACAAGCTGCGCACGCTCAAGCACCTGGTCGGCCCCGAAGGTCCGGTGTCGGCGCTGGGCTTCCAGGCCTGGTACGAATCGCGCCACGGACAGGCGGCCTATGCGGCCATCGACCGCATCGCGCGCACCGACTGGGCCGAGTACCTCGACTGGTTCCGCGGCATCACCGGCACCGCGGTGCGCTACGGCACGCGGCTCGTGCGCTTCGCGCCAGTCACCGGTGGTGCGGTGCCGCACTTCCGGCTGCATCTGGACGTGGACGGCGTCGAGCGCGTGGAGACGGCGCGCAAGCTGATCTTCGCCAATGGCGTGGCCGGCAGCGGCGCGCCTTTCGTTCCCGAACCGCTGTCGGCGGCCCTGAGCCAGGGCCTGGCGGCCCATACCGGCCATGCGATCGACTTCACGGCGCTGGCGGGCAAGACCGTGGCCGTCGTCGGCGGCGCGGCATCGGCCTTCGACGCCGCTGCGGTGGCGCTCGAGAGCGGGGCCGCCGCCGTGCACCTGTTCGTACGCCGCGACAAGATACCCGCCACGCCGGTGGCGCGCGTGCGCGGCTACCCCGGCTTCTACGACAACTACCTGTCGCTGCCCGATGCCACGCGCTGGCACCATGCGGCGCGCTACCGCCGCCTGGGCACCACCCCGCCGCCGGACTCGGTGCAGCGCGTGCTGCGCTTTCCCAACTTCCACCTGCACCTGGGCGCGCCGTGGCAAGGCGCGCAGGTGCAGGCCGGGCAGGTGGTGGCCTCGGTGCATGACCAGCGCTTCCACTTCGACTTCGTGATCGCCGGCACCGGCTACACACACGAGCTGTCGCAACGGCCCGAACTGGCCGGCATCGCCGACCTGGTGCTGCGCTGGCGCGACCGCTTCCAGCCGCCTGCGGACGAACGCGACGATGAACTGGGCGCGGCGCCTTATCTCGGCGCCGGCCTTGAATACATCGAGAAGATCCCGGGCACCGCGCCCTGGCTGCGCGACATCCACACCTACAACCCCGGTGGCTTCGCCAGCACCGGCCTGCCGCTGGGCGACGTGCCGAGCATCCGTGGGTATGTGCCCGCGGTGGTGCGGCGCATCAGCGAAGACCTGCTGCTGGCCGACCTCGCGCTGCACGAGGCACGCACGCGCGCCGACGTGCCGGCGGATTTCGGCGAGGAACTCTATGCCGGTGCCGTCTGGCGGCCGGGCACGCAGCGGCTCGCAGCCTGA
- a CDS encoding LLM class flavin-dependent oxidoreductase, which yields MTIELYGTLYPRLFSETIPAEGPAFDIPHIEGTARAHEAAGFDGVLLPHNAGWADNFLTAARAAGATQRLIFLLAHRPGFVSPTLAARKLATLDHFTGGRLRVHIITGGRDAEQQRDGDYLTHDARYARTDEYLEILRRIWTSDTPIDHAGAHYRFAAAFSELKPLQKPHIPVSFGGASDPAIEVAAKHADLYALWGETLDGTRELVSRVRTAAARHGRTPRFSISIRAIVADTEEAAWKKAREIAETTREVGLWSGKSKVFGGVSLPAEAAENEGSRRLLALVKQGEVLDQRLFMGVAAATNAPGNTTAIVGTPEQVAEALLAYYDVGVSNFLFRGFDPRTDAQDYGRALVPLLREGAARRDGALRKLA from the coding sequence ATGACCATCGAGCTCTACGGCACCCTGTACCCACGCCTGTTCTCGGAGACCATTCCGGCCGAGGGCCCGGCCTTCGACATCCCGCATATCGAAGGCACGGCCCGCGCCCATGAAGCGGCGGGCTTCGACGGCGTGCTGCTGCCGCACAACGCGGGCTGGGCCGACAATTTCCTGACGGCGGCGCGCGCTGCCGGCGCCACGCAGCGGCTGATCTTCCTGCTGGCGCACCGGCCGGGCTTCGTGTCGCCCACGCTGGCGGCGCGCAAGCTTGCCACGCTCGACCACTTCACGGGCGGGCGGCTGCGCGTGCACATCATCACCGGCGGGCGCGATGCCGAGCAGCAGCGTGACGGCGACTACCTCACGCACGACGCGCGCTATGCACGCACCGACGAGTACCTCGAGATCCTGCGCCGCATCTGGACCAGCGACACGCCTATCGACCACGCGGGCGCGCACTACCGCTTCGCCGCCGCCTTCTCCGAACTCAAGCCCCTGCAGAAGCCGCACATTCCCGTGTCCTTCGGCGGCGCCTCGGACCCGGCCATCGAAGTGGCCGCGAAACACGCCGACCTGTATGCGCTGTGGGGCGAGACGCTGGACGGCACGCGTGAGCTGGTGTCGCGCGTGCGCACGGCGGCGGCGCGCCACGGGCGGACGCCGCGCTTCAGCATCTCGATTCGCGCCATCGTGGCCGATACCGAGGAAGCCGCCTGGAAGAAGGCCCGCGAGATCGCCGAGACCACGCGCGAGGTGGGCCTGTGGAGCGGCAAGTCGAAGGTGTTCGGTGGCGTGAGCCTTCCCGCGGAGGCCGCGGAGAACGAAGGCTCGCGCCGCCTGCTTGCGCTGGTCAAGCAGGGCGAGGTGCTCGACCAGCGCCTCTTCATGGGCGTGGCCGCGGCCACCAACGCGCCCGGCAACACTACGGCCATCGTCGGCACGCCCGAACAGGTGGCCGAGGCCTTGCTCGCCTACTACGACGTGGGCGTGAGCAACTTCCTGTTCCGCGGCTTCGACCCGCGTACCGACGCGCAGGACTATGGCCGGGCACTGGTGCCGCTGCTGCGCGAAGGCGCGGCACGCCGCGACGGTGCGCTGCGCAAGCTGGCCTGA
- a CDS encoding Bug family tripartite tricarboxylate transporter substrate binding protein translates to MTTFSRRHFAGATLAGAAAVTGLVPARAWAEAFPARQLHYVSPYPPGGTNDLVARIVSRKLAANFSQPVVVDNRSGAGGTIGTQFVVQAAADGYTVLNASSGNLSSAPQVLGAPYDPLADLVPVGFLGHTRFVFAVHPSVPATTLAELIAYAKKNPRKINYGTAGNGTGGHIAGEYLRLRTGIDIVHVPYRGSAPALNDAVAGHVQLVLDPLAAQHVRAGKLRALAYSGATVSPDLPGVPSIEAAGVPGWEATNFFLAAVPAKTSAGVVEQLHRQFVELARDADTVAELKALGVEIQPLSLPQIAALLKAEIDVNNRVIRAAGITA, encoded by the coding sequence ATGACCACCTTCTCCCGCCGGCACTTTGCCGGTGCAACGCTTGCTGGCGCGGCCGCCGTGACCGGGCTGGTTCCCGCACGCGCGTGGGCGGAGGCCTTCCCGGCCCGACAGCTGCACTACGTCTCGCCTTACCCGCCCGGTGGCACCAACGATCTGGTGGCGCGCATCGTGAGCCGCAAGCTGGCCGCGAACTTCTCGCAGCCAGTGGTCGTCGACAACCGCAGCGGTGCGGGGGGCACCATCGGCACGCAGTTCGTGGTGCAGGCGGCCGCCGACGGCTACACGGTGCTCAATGCATCGAGCGGTAACCTCAGTTCGGCGCCGCAGGTGCTCGGCGCGCCCTACGACCCGCTGGCCGACCTGGTACCTGTGGGCTTTCTCGGCCACACCCGCTTCGTGTTCGCCGTGCATCCCTCGGTGCCTGCGACCACGCTGGCCGAGTTGATCGCGTACGCGAAGAAGAACCCGCGCAAGATCAACTACGGCACCGCAGGCAACGGCACCGGTGGCCACATCGCGGGCGAGTACCTGCGGCTTCGCACCGGCATCGACATCGTGCATGTGCCGTACCGCGGCTCGGCGCCTGCGTTGAACGACGCGGTCGCGGGCCATGTGCAACTGGTGCTCGACCCGCTGGCCGCGCAGCATGTGCGCGCCGGCAAGCTGCGCGCGCTGGCCTACTCGGGCGCCACCGTGTCGCCCGACCTGCCGGGCGTCCCGTCCATCGAGGCCGCTGGCGTGCCTGGCTGGGAGGCGACCAACTTCTTCCTGGCGGCGGTGCCCGCCAAGACGTCGGCGGGCGTGGTCGAGCAACTGCACCGGCAGTTCGTCGAGCTCGCGCGCGACGCGGACACGGTGGCCGAACTCAAGGCGCTGGGCGTGGAGATCCAGCCGCTGTCCCTGCCGCAGATCGCCGCCCTGCTCAAGGCCGAGATCGATGTCAACAACCGCGTGATCCGGGCCGCCGGCATCACGGCCTGA
- a CDS encoding LLM class flavin-dependent oxidoreductase: MSRLPDNPPRRQLHLNVNILHSGFVPSAWRLPESDPHAFVDVAHYVRVAQIAEAGKLDAVFLADNAAIVDQIHFRPITALEPTVLLASIAAATTHIGLIGTASTSYNEPFNIARRFATLDHVSGGRAGWNVVTTADVPSARNFGRDAAPDHAQRYGRASEFTDVVKALWASWADDAFVGDKADGRFIDPTKVQPIAHRGEHFAVQGPGTLPRTPQGHPVLVQAGGSADGRELAARHAEAVFSASQSFEESLEYARGLKQRAAELGRGPDAVKVLAGLTTIIGATEAQARARRDALVDLIPWDYSVGRLAGILGVTPDRLSLDKTLPDDLALPAGGNGNHTFFNATIAAARRGGLTVRQLVRELAGGGGHRVIVGTPEQIADDIEHWFRAGAADGFNLMPDQLPDGLQDFVDGVVPILQKRGLFRTEYSGRTLREHLGIALPGYPGHRPVLTETALPHAGAARRLVAI; this comes from the coding sequence ATGAGCCGCCTTCCCGACAACCCACCGCGCCGCCAACTCCACCTCAACGTCAACATCCTCCATTCCGGTTTCGTGCCGTCGGCCTGGCGGTTGCCCGAGAGCGACCCGCACGCGTTCGTCGATGTCGCGCACTATGTGCGCGTGGCGCAGATCGCCGAAGCCGGCAAGCTCGACGCGGTCTTCCTGGCCGACAACGCGGCCATCGTCGACCAGATCCACTTCCGTCCCATCACCGCGCTCGAGCCGACGGTGCTGCTGGCCAGCATCGCCGCGGCGACCACGCACATCGGCCTGATCGGCACGGCCTCGACCAGCTACAACGAGCCTTTCAACATCGCACGCCGCTTCGCCACGCTCGACCATGTGAGCGGCGGCCGCGCCGGCTGGAACGTCGTGACCACGGCAGACGTGCCGTCCGCACGCAACTTCGGCCGCGACGCCGCGCCCGACCACGCCCAGCGCTACGGCCGCGCCAGCGAGTTCACCGACGTCGTGAAGGCGCTGTGGGCCAGTTGGGCCGACGACGCCTTTGTCGGCGACAAGGCCGACGGCCGATTCATCGACCCGACCAAGGTGCAGCCCATCGCGCACCGTGGCGAACACTTCGCGGTGCAGGGCCCCGGCACGCTGCCGCGCACACCGCAGGGCCATCCGGTGCTGGTGCAGGCCGGCGGTTCGGCCGACGGGCGCGAGCTGGCAGCGCGCCATGCCGAGGCGGTGTTTTCCGCCTCGCAGTCCTTCGAGGAATCGCTGGAGTACGCGCGTGGCCTGAAGCAGCGCGCCGCCGAACTGGGCCGCGGCCCCGACGCCGTGAAGGTGCTCGCCGGGCTCACGACCATCATCGGCGCCACCGAGGCGCAGGCGCGTGCGCGCCGCGATGCGCTGGTCGACCTGATCCCCTGGGACTACAGCGTCGGGCGGCTGGCGGGCATCCTGGGCGTCACGCCCGATCGCCTGTCGCTCGACAAGACGCTGCCGGACGACCTCGCGCTGCCCGCGGGCGGCAACGGCAACCACACCTTCTTCAACGCCACGATCGCCGCGGCGCGCCGCGGAGGCCTGACCGTGCGCCAGTTGGTGCGCGAGCTGGCCGGCGGTGGCGGCCACCGCGTGATCGTCGGCACGCCTGAGCAGATCGCGGACGACATCGAACACTGGTTCCGCGCCGGCGCGGCCGACGGCTTCAACCTCATGCCCGACCAGCTGCCGGATGGCCTGCAGGACTTCGTCGACGGCGTGGTGCCGATCCTGCAGAAGCGCGGCCTGTTTCGCACCGAGTACAGCGGTCGCACGCTGCGCGAGCACCTGGGCATCGCCTTGCCGGGCTACCCGGGCCATCGCCCCGTCCTCACCGAAACTGCCCTTCCCCACGCCGGCGCAGCGCGCCGCCTCGTTGCCATCTGA
- a CDS encoding acyl-CoA dehydrogenase family protein: protein MAYTPPTDAELATRFRPVFARIAEGAAQREHARALAHDAIGWLREAGFGALRVPREHGGLGATPEQLYELIIELAEADSNLPQALRAHFGFVERVLVEFTANQRAPWLRRVADGAIFGNATTEAGEGALGQLQTRVFRENGAWLLSGEKFYSTGTLYADWVGVTVQRDDTDPAQWRTLALVRTDAPGVTRIDDWNGFGQRLTASGTTRFDRVPVEAAHIIDFSRTGATPMTAVFQLFHIATLAGIARAIERDAVAFVQPRKRVFSHGSGAVPREDPLVQQVIGQLSSTAFVAALAAREVARGLGEIDRLRLQGEPLSEELLIDVELRAGKAQIVVTDAVLGAATRLFDVGGATALQESRRLDRHWRNARTLASHNPVIYKARVIGDNALNGTRPTFYWGVGTRAPASN from the coding sequence ATGGCCTACACACCACCCACCGACGCGGAACTCGCCACGCGCTTTCGCCCCGTCTTTGCCCGCATCGCCGAAGGTGCAGCCCAGCGTGAGCACGCGCGCGCCCTCGCCCACGACGCCATCGGCTGGCTGCGCGAAGCCGGTTTCGGCGCGCTGCGCGTGCCGCGCGAACACGGCGGGCTGGGCGCGACGCCCGAGCAGCTGTATGAGCTGATCATCGAATTGGCCGAGGCCGACTCGAACCTGCCGCAGGCCCTGCGCGCGCACTTCGGCTTCGTCGAGCGCGTGCTGGTGGAGTTCACGGCCAACCAGCGCGCCCCGTGGCTGCGCCGCGTGGCCGACGGTGCGATCTTCGGCAACGCCACCACCGAGGCCGGCGAAGGCGCGCTCGGCCAGTTGCAGACCCGCGTGTTCCGCGAGAACGGCGCCTGGCTGCTGAGCGGCGAGAAGTTCTACAGCACCGGCACGCTCTACGCCGACTGGGTCGGCGTCACGGTGCAGCGCGACGACACCGACCCCGCGCAGTGGCGCACGCTGGCCCTGGTGCGCACCGACGCGCCGGGCGTCACGCGCATCGACGACTGGAACGGTTTCGGCCAGCGGCTGACCGCCTCGGGCACCACGCGCTTCGACCGCGTGCCGGTCGAGGCCGCGCACATCATCGATTTCTCGCGCACCGGCGCGACACCGATGACTGCGGTGTTCCAGCTCTTCCACATCGCCACGCTGGCCGGCATCGCGCGGGCCATCGAACGCGATGCGGTGGCCTTCGTGCAGCCGCGCAAGCGCGTGTTCAGCCACGGCAGCGGCGCGGTGCCGCGCGAGGACCCGCTGGTGCAGCAGGTGATCGGCCAGCTGTCGAGCACGGCCTTCGTCGCCGCGCTCGCGGCGCGCGAGGTGGCCCGCGGGCTCGGCGAGATCGACCGGCTGCGCCTGCAGGGCGAGCCCCTGTCCGAAGAACTGCTCATCGACGTGGAGCTGCGCGCCGGCAAGGCTCAGATCGTCGTCACCGATGCCGTGCTCGGCGCGGCCACGCGCCTGTTCGACGTCGGTGGCGCCACCGCGCTGCAGGAGAGCCGCCGGCTCGATCGCCACTGGCGCAACGCGCGCACGCTGGCCTCCCACAACCCGGTGATCTACAAGGCGCGGGTGATCGGCGACAACGCGCTGAACGGCACGCGGCCGACCTTCTACTGGGGCGTGGGCACGCGCGCGCCGGCGTCGAACTGA
- a CDS encoding ABC transporter permease: MSSSLTPPIRPEYENRLEPFTELPVERVLPFGTRLWSQGWLRKGVILAVLAVLWELAARWQDNDLLLPTFTATARALFDGLASGELVEKVRISLAVLLQGYFAGVLLAFGLTTLAVSTQIGRDLLDTLTSMFNPLPAIALLPLALLWFGLGRGSLVFVLIHSVLWPLALNTYAGFQGVPETLRMAGRNYGLRGLRYVLQILVPAALPAILSGLKIGWAFAWRTLIAAELVFGASSGKGGLGWYIFQNRNELYTDRVFAGLALVVLIGLAVESFGFATLERLTIRRWGQQR, translated from the coding sequence ATGAGTTCATCGCTGACCCCGCCGATCCGGCCCGAATACGAGAACCGGCTCGAGCCCTTCACCGAGCTGCCCGTCGAACGTGTGCTGCCGTTCGGGACGCGCCTGTGGTCGCAGGGCTGGCTGCGCAAGGGCGTGATCCTCGCCGTGCTGGCGGTTCTGTGGGAACTGGCCGCGCGCTGGCAGGACAACGACCTGCTGCTGCCGACCTTCACCGCCACCGCGCGCGCGCTGTTCGACGGGCTGGCCAGCGGCGAGCTGGTCGAGAAGGTGCGCATCTCGCTGGCCGTGCTGTTGCAGGGCTACTTCGCAGGCGTGCTGCTGGCGTTCGGCCTCACCACGCTGGCGGTGTCGACGCAGATCGGGCGCGACCTGCTGGACACGCTGACCTCGATGTTCAACCCGCTGCCGGCCATTGCGCTGCTGCCGCTGGCCTTGCTGTGGTTCGGCCTCGGGCGCGGCAGCCTGGTCTTCGTGCTGATCCATTCGGTGCTGTGGCCGCTGGCGCTCAACACCTACGCGGGCTTTCAGGGCGTGCCCGAGACGCTGCGCATGGCGGGCCGCAACTACGGCCTGCGCGGCTTGCGCTACGTGCTGCAGATCCTCGTGCCCGCGGCGCTGCCGGCCATCCTGTCGGGGCTGAAGATCGGCTGGGCCTTTGCCTGGCGCACGCTGATCGCGGCCGAGCTGGTGTTCGGCGCCTCGTCGGGCAAGGGCGGCCTGGGCTGGTACATCTTCCAGAACCGCAACGAGCTCTACACCGACCGCGTGTTCGCCGGGCTCGCGCTCGTGGTGCTGATCGGCCTGGCGGTCGAGAGCTTCGGTTTCGCGACGCTGGAACGGCTCACGATCCGCAGGTGGGGCCAGCAGCGCTAG
- a CDS encoding ABC transporter ATP-binding protein yields the protein MSNLGSHALRAAPPVASQPAPVPRPSRPLGRPGQVSAAYSPDAPDSALLQVDGVSLEYRTPERVVRATHRVSFDVHAADRFVLLGPSGCGKSTLLKAVGGFIAPVEGEIRLDGHRVRAPGPDRIVVFQEFDQLPPWKTVKQNVMFPLLASKTLGRREAEERALHYLAKVGLDKFADVHPHQLSGGMKQRVAIARALAMQPRVLLMDEPFAALDALTRRKMQEELLELWDEVRFTLLFVTHSIEEALVVGNRIALLSPHPGRMRAEINSHDFGLGSLGGAEFQATATRIHDMLFEEEVEEGASP from the coding sequence ATGTCGAACCTCGGCTCTCACGCACTGCGCGCGGCCCCGCCCGTTGCTTCGCAGCCGGCACCCGTTCCACGACCGAGCCGGCCGCTCGGCCGGCCGGGCCAGGTGTCGGCGGCGTATTCACCTGACGCGCCTGATTCGGCGCTGCTCCAGGTCGACGGCGTGAGCCTGGAGTACCGCACGCCCGAGCGCGTGGTGCGCGCCACGCACCGCGTGAGCTTCGACGTGCACGCGGCCGATCGCTTCGTGCTGCTCGGCCCCTCGGGCTGCGGCAAGTCGACGCTGCTCAAGGCGGTGGGCGGTTTCATCGCGCCGGTGGAAGGCGAGATCCGGCTCGACGGGCACCGCGTGCGCGCACCGGGCCCGGACCGCATCGTCGTGTTCCAGGAATTCGACCAGCTGCCGCCGTGGAAGACGGTCAAGCAGAACGTGATGTTCCCGCTGCTCGCCTCGAAGACGCTGGGCCGCAGAGAGGCCGAGGAGCGCGCATTGCACTACCTGGCCAAGGTCGGCCTGGACAAGTTCGCCGACGTGCACCCGCACCAGCTCTCCGGCGGCATGAAACAGCGCGTGGCCATCGCCCGTGCGCTGGCCATGCAGCCGCGCGTGCTGCTGATGGACGAGCCCTTCGCCGCGCTCGATGCGCTCACGCGCCGCAAGATGCAGGAAGAGCTGCTCGAACTGTGGGACGAGGTGCGCTTCACGCTGCTCTTCGTCACGCACTCCATCGAAGAGGCGTTGGTGGTGGGCAACCGCATCGCGTTGCTGTCGCCGCACCCGGGGCGTATGCGCGCCGAGATCAACAGCCATGACTTCGGCCTGGGCAGCCTGGGCGGCGCCGAGTTCCAGGCGACGGCCACGCGCATCCACGACATGCTGTTCGAGGAAGAAGTCGAGGAGGGCGCTTCGCCATGA
- a CDS encoding ABC transporter substrate-binding protein → MAVRFLKGAVAALVAAVALQGIAHAEGKISIAQQFGIGYLLLDVVRDQQLIEKHGKQQGVDVQVEWASISGATAMNEALLAGALDVVSAGVPPMLTMWDRTKGKQNVKAVAALGSLPNYLISNSPRVKTLRDLGEKDRIAVPAAGVGFQSRTLQIETAKLFGKDDFKRFDTISVSLPHPEATAALIAGGSEINTHFSSAPFYYQALDANKAIHKVISSYDILGGPATFNVLYTTQKFHDENPKTYKAFYAALVEAAQIVKADKAKAADIFIRVQKSKLSPELVRRIIEDPENDFTVSPHRSYVYADELHKLGVLKNKAVSWKDYFFDEAYAQPGS, encoded by the coding sequence ATGGCGGTCCGTTTTCTGAAGGGCGCCGTGGCGGCCCTCGTCGCCGCCGTGGCGCTGCAAGGCATCGCGCATGCCGAAGGCAAGATCAGCATCGCGCAGCAGTTCGGCATCGGCTATCTGCTGCTCGACGTGGTGCGCGACCAGCAGCTCATCGAGAAGCACGGCAAGCAGCAGGGCGTCGATGTGCAGGTCGAATGGGCCAGCATCTCGGGTGCCACCGCGATGAACGAGGCGCTGCTGGCCGGTGCGCTCGACGTGGTGTCGGCCGGCGTGCCGCCGATGCTCACGATGTGGGACCGCACCAAGGGCAAGCAGAACGTGAAGGCGGTGGCTGCGCTCGGCTCGCTGCCCAACTACCTCATCAGCAACAGCCCACGCGTGAAGACGCTCAGGGACCTGGGCGAGAAGGACCGCATCGCGGTGCCGGCGGCGGGCGTGGGCTTCCAGTCGCGCACGCTGCAGATCGAGACCGCGAAGCTCTTCGGCAAGGACGACTTCAAGCGCTTCGACACGATCTCGGTCAGCCTGCCGCACCCGGAAGCCACCGCCGCGCTGATCGCGGGCGGCTCCGAGATCAACACGCACTTCTCGAGCGCCCCCTTTTATTACCAGGCGCTGGACGCGAACAAGGCGATCCACAAGGTCATCAGCAGCTACGACATCCTCGGCGGGCCGGCGACCTTCAACGTGCTCTACACGACGCAGAAGTTCCACGACGAGAACCCGAAGACCTACAAGGCCTTCTATGCGGCGCTGGTCGAGGCGGCGCAGATCGTGAAGGCGGACAAGGCCAAGGCGGCCGACATCTTCATCCGCGTGCAAAAGTCCAAGCTCTCGCCCGAGCTGGTGCGCCGCATCATCGAGGATCCGGAGAACGACTTCACGGTGTCGCCGCACCGCAGCTACGTGTACGCCGACGAGCTGCACAAGCTGGGCGTGCTGAAGAACAAGGCGGTGTCGTGGAAGGACTACTTCTTCGACGAGGCCTACGCCCAGCCGGGGTCGTGA
- a CDS encoding ABC transporter substrate-binding protein — protein sequence MKHILRKTAATLAGLGLAISSLAAHAEGQIRIAEQFGIVYLLLNVAQDQKLIEKHAKAAGVDAKVEWVKLSGGSAVNDALLSGNIEIAGAGVGPLLTLWDRTKGRQNVKGVASLGNFPYYLVSNNPAVKTIADFTEKDRIAVPAVGVSVQSRVLQLASAKLWGDKEFAKLDKISVAVPHPDAAAAIIKGGTEITGHFGNPPFQEQELAGNPQAHIVLNSYQVLGGPASATVLYATEKFRAENPKTYQAFVEALNEAAQFVTAHPEKAADIYIKVSNAKIDRELLLKIIKNPEVQFKTTPQNTYPLAEFMHRVGAIKNKPASVKDYFFDDAQNAQGN from the coding sequence ATGAAGCACATCCTCCGCAAAACGGCCGCGACCCTCGCCGGCCTCGGCCTCGCCATTTCCAGCCTCGCGGCGCATGCAGAAGGACAGATCCGCATCGCCGAGCAGTTCGGCATCGTCTACCTGCTGCTCAACGTCGCGCAGGACCAGAAGCTCATCGAGAAGCACGCCAAGGCGGCGGGCGTCGACGCCAAGGTCGAATGGGTCAAGCTCTCCGGTGGCTCGGCGGTCAACGACGCGCTGCTGTCCGGCAACATCGAGATCGCCGGTGCCGGCGTCGGCCCGCTGCTCACGCTGTGGGACCGCACCAAGGGCCGCCAGAACGTGAAGGGCGTGGCCTCGCTCGGCAACTTCCCGTACTACCTGGTCAGCAACAACCCGGCCGTGAAGACCATCGCCGACTTCACCGAGAAGGACCGCATCGCGGTGCCGGCCGTCGGCGTGTCGGTGCAGTCGCGCGTGCTGCAGCTGGCCTCGGCCAAGCTGTGGGGCGACAAGGAATTCGCCAAGCTCGACAAGATCAGCGTGGCGGTGCCGCACCCCGATGCGGCCGCGGCCATCATCAAGGGCGGCACCGAAATCACCGGCCACTTCGGCAACCCGCCGTTCCAGGAGCAGGAACTGGCCGGCAACCCGCAGGCGCACATCGTGCTGAACTCTTACCAGGTGCTGGGCGGTCCGGCGTCGGCCACCGTGCTCTATGCCACCGAGAAATTCCGTGCCGAGAACCCGAAGACCTACCAGGCCTTCGTCGAGGCGCTGAACGAAGCGGCGCAGTTCGTCACGGCCCACCCCGAGAAGGCGGCCGACATCTACATCAAGGTGAGCAACGCGAAGATCGACCGCGAGCTGCTGCTGAAGATCATCAAGAACCCCGAAGTGCAGTTCAAGACCACGCCGCAGAACACCTACCCGCTGGCCGAGTTCATGCACCGCGTGGGCGCGATCAAGAACAAGCCGGCATCGGTGAAGGACTACTTCTTCGACGACGCGCAGAACGCGCAAGGCAACTGA